Proteins encoded within one genomic window of Synechococcus sp. PCC 7335:
- a CDS encoding YbjQ family protein encodes MILSTTDSLQGVDIKNYLGIVTAEVVYGSNALRDFFAGIRDVLGGRTGAYERVFEKGQQDALKELESRAKRLGADAVLGVQIRTDTINIDDHGVLMLITATGTAVSL; translated from the coding sequence ATGATTCTATCAACAACTGACTCACTTCAAGGCGTCGATATCAAAAACTACCTGGGAATTGTCACTGCCGAGGTTGTCTACGGTAGTAATGCGCTGCGAGACTTTTTCGCGGGTATCCGGGATGTTTTAGGTGGACGTACGGGCGCTTACGAACGTGTTTTTGAAAAAGGACAACAAGATGCGCTCAAAGAGCTAGAGAGCCGAGCAAAGCGTCTTGGCGCGGATGCTGTGCTCGGCGTCCAAATCAGAACGGACACTATCAATATCGATGATCATGGCGTACTGATGCTGATTACGGCCACGGGCACTGCTGTGAGCCTGTAG
- a CDS encoding tetratricopeptide repeat protein, whose product MVCLHKFTIRFARIGLSTGMTLSASLLFAESAISAQVDSLYVQDVQAQSVQDQQVQTQLATKIPNGLIAQAGNSNLSSEQEEQLADLLTRARYQIDAGDYPGAIALYEQSLQIDRDNPRIYSGIAYLQLKQDNFQPAAEYYRQALDRDPRNLSFYYGLAHSLFMDEAFEQAADTYRELIDISPREADAYIGLGGALLRLEEYDDARSAYERAVAIAPGNAQAYEAIGLLYLTQGNYDAALSPLERARSIDTNRASVHANLARIWLAQDNDSQAFDSLQRAVALNPRDSDSQYFLGEILRKRGDINSALNHYEQAVEHNPRLLQAQAALGELLLERQQYLRAVLAYRQLTRAFPEDAGVRYNLGLALWGQGSKNSALEELQRSLQLYRDQENGEGADRAAALLEVWEEG is encoded by the coding sequence ATGGTCTGCCTACACAAGTTCACAATTCGCTTTGCCCGGATTGGGTTATCAACGGGCATGACCCTGTCTGCCAGCCTACTTTTTGCCGAAAGCGCAATCTCGGCTCAGGTCGATTCTCTATATGTGCAGGATGTGCAAGCCCAGAGCGTGCAGGATCAACAAGTGCAGACCCAACTAGCCACGAAAATACCCAACGGTCTCATTGCTCAAGCTGGCAATAGCAACTTAAGCAGTGAGCAAGAAGAGCAGCTAGCGGATCTGTTAACTAGGGCTCGGTATCAGATCGATGCGGGTGATTATCCAGGAGCGATCGCACTCTACGAACAATCGCTCCAGATCGACCGTGACAATCCCCGGATCTATTCCGGCATTGCCTACTTGCAGCTAAAACAAGATAATTTTCAGCCTGCCGCTGAGTACTACCGGCAGGCACTAGATCGTGACCCACGCAATCTATCCTTTTACTATGGCCTAGCTCATAGTCTGTTCATGGATGAAGCGTTCGAGCAAGCTGCTGATACCTATCGTGAACTGATTGATATCTCACCCCGAGAGGCAGATGCATACATCGGTTTAGGTGGAGCGCTGCTTAGGCTAGAAGAATACGACGATGCTCGCAGCGCCTATGAAAGAGCGGTTGCTATAGCACCTGGTAATGCTCAGGCCTACGAAGCTATCGGACTCCTTTATCTGACTCAAGGCAACTACGACGCTGCTTTATCTCCCCTAGAGCGAGCCCGGTCGATAGACACCAACCGGGCGAGTGTTCATGCCAACTTGGCTAGAATTTGGCTAGCGCAAGACAACGACTCACAAGCCTTTGATTCCTTACAAAGAGCCGTTGCCCTCAATCCAAGAGACTCAGACTCTCAGTACTTCTTAGGCGAGATTTTGCGCAAACGAGGAGATATTAACAGCGCGCTTAATCACTATGAACAAGCTGTAGAACACAATCCAAGACTGCTTCAAGCCCAGGCAGCGCTGGGTGAACTGTTGTTAGAAAGACAGCAATACCTTCGAGCGGTACTTGCCTACCGTCAGCTGACAAGAGCTTTCCCAGAAGATGCTGGCGTCCGCTACAACTTGGGCTTAGCACTATGGGGCCAAGGCAGCAAAAACAGCGCCCTTGAGGAACTTCAGCGTTCCTTACAGCTCTATCGCGATCAGGAGAATGGAGAAGGCGCAGACCGAGCAGCGGCGCTATTGGAAGTTTGGGAAGAGGGGTAG
- a CDS encoding DUF2834 domain-containing protein, producing the protein MQTILTQTDKRTADVSRFYGICSALSVIISWGIFSQFLLSGDASISSFFEQAFSTPVSTLFSSDIVITALIFLAFARIELKRLGMPAHRLALYALATYFVGICCSLSLFLYQREQWLNREDHSV; encoded by the coding sequence ATGCAAACAATTCTTACCCAAACGGACAAACGGACTGCTGATGTGAGCCGGTTTTACGGCATCTGTAGCGCACTTAGCGTTATCATTTCGTGGGGCATCTTCTCACAGTTCCTGCTCTCAGGCGACGCTTCTATCAGCAGTTTCTTCGAACAAGCCTTCAGCACCCCTGTTTCAACCCTATTTTCTAGCGACATCGTTATCACAGCGCTTATTTTCTTAGCCTTTGCGCGGATTGAACTAAAGCGACTAGGAATGCCTGCTCATCGACTCGCACTCTATGCCTTAGCCACCTACTTTGTGGGTATCTGCTGTAGTCTCTCTTTATTTCTCTATCAAAGAGAGCAGTGGCTAAACAGGGAGGACCATAGCGTATGA
- a CDS encoding DUF938 domain-containing protein, which produces MVDSRRYAPATERNRQPILDVLRQVLPKTGTVLEIASGTGEHATFFAPRLSHLQWLPSEPDRDSRASVAAWVKALPAKNLMDPIALDVSQHPWPVESEGFALAQPITAIVNINMLHISAWEMCQHLMAGAQRVLPSGGALYLYGPFKQAGRQTAPSNETFDALLRDRNSLWGIRDLEAVSEVAQKHSLALIETVPMPANNLSVVFRRE; this is translated from the coding sequence ATGGTAGATTCTCGTAGGTATGCGCCTGCTACTGAGCGCAATCGCCAGCCTATCTTAGATGTATTGCGGCAAGTGCTGCCTAAGACTGGTACGGTTCTAGAAATTGCTAGCGGTACTGGTGAGCACGCAACTTTCTTTGCTCCTAGGTTAAGTCACTTACAGTGGCTGCCCAGTGAACCTGATCGAGATTCTAGGGCGAGTGTAGCCGCTTGGGTAAAGGCGTTACCTGCCAAGAATTTGATGGACCCTATCGCTCTAGATGTAAGCCAGCACCCCTGGCCAGTCGAAAGCGAAGGCTTTGCGCTAGCTCAGCCGATTACGGCAATTGTGAATATCAATATGCTACATATCTCAGCCTGGGAGATGTGTCAGCATTTGATGGCTGGAGCACAGAGAGTATTACCCTCAGGCGGAGCCCTGTATCTGTACGGACCATTCAAGCAAGCGGGGCGGCAAACGGCACCTAGCAACGAGACATTTGATGCTCTGCTACGCGATCGCAATTCTCTTTGGGGAATTCGAGATCTTGAAGCGGTGAGCGAGGTCGCCCAAAAACACTCTTTGGCATTGATAGAAACTGTTCCTATGCCTGCGAATAATCTTTCAGTAGTGTTCCGACGAGAGTAG
- a CDS encoding glycosyltransferase has translation MSNLLLSPPRGPLEVPDSLSIAASSKATETILSLIIPTYKESGNVDKVVAQLTELLDNFIPDKYELILVDDDSPDSTWQVALALTDKYPQLHVMRRQSERGLSSAVIRGWQMARGKILGVIDADLQHPPEILLKLLSSTLDGADLAIASRHIAGGGVSDWSIARRLLSRGAQVLGLLVCPRVVGRVSDPMSGYFMVRRSAIASRRLSPIGYKILLEVIGRGEIKTIAEAGYVFQERNSGASKVTWKQYVEYIGHLIRLRSQKRVSRTRQKWPMKRFIRYGIVGFGGVVVDMALLYLLYQAVGLGLIISKIIAAEAAIFSNFIWNDIWTFADMLKEQTGWSNRFKRLLKFNTICLSGLVLNILLLQMFFSVFFEHKLPYLANLITIFLVAAWNFWLNFKLSWRVTALQ, from the coding sequence ATGAGTAATTTGCTGCTTTCTCCCCCTAGAGGACCGTTAGAAGTTCCTGACAGTCTCTCGATAGCAGCCTCATCAAAAGCAACAGAGACTATCCTGTCTTTGATTATCCCGACCTATAAAGAAAGCGGTAACGTCGATAAGGTTGTTGCTCAACTGACTGAGCTTCTAGACAACTTTATTCCAGATAAATATGAGCTAATTCTAGTAGATGACGACAGCCCGGATTCGACGTGGCAAGTTGCACTAGCATTGACAGACAAATACCCTCAGCTTCACGTGATGCGACGTCAAAGCGAGCGTGGTCTTTCCTCTGCGGTTATTCGCGGCTGGCAGATGGCTAGAGGAAAGATATTAGGTGTTATCGACGCAGATCTACAGCATCCGCCAGAAATTTTGCTGAAGTTGTTAAGCAGTACGCTTGACGGCGCAGATCTAGCGATCGCTAGTCGCCACATAGCCGGTGGTGGGGTCAGCGACTGGAGCATTGCGCGTAGGCTGTTGTCGAGGGGGGCTCAAGTCCTGGGTCTGCTCGTATGCCCTCGGGTGGTAGGACGAGTGAGCGATCCGATGAGCGGCTATTTTATGGTGCGCAGAAGTGCGATCGCTAGCCGCCGACTAAGTCCCATTGGATACAAGATCTTGCTTGAAGTGATCGGACGGGGCGAAATAAAAACCATCGCTGAAGCTGGCTATGTTTTTCAAGAACGTAATTCAGGCGCTAGCAAAGTTACCTGGAAGCAATACGTCGAATATATCGGCCATCTGATTCGCTTGCGATCGCAAAAGCGCGTGAGTCGCACTCGCCAAAAGTGGCCAATGAAACGCTTTATCCGCTATGGCATCGTTGGCTTTGGTGGCGTTGTTGTCGATATGGCCTTGCTCTATTTACTGTATCAAGCGGTTGGATTGGGACTAATTATCAGCAAAATTATTGCTGCTGAAGCGGCTATTTTCAGTAACTTCATCTGGAACGATATCTGGACTTTCGCCGATATGCTCAAAGAGCAAACTGGCTGGAGCAACCGCTTTAAACGTCTACTTAAATTCAATACAATCTGTCTGAGCGGACTGGTGTTAAACATTTTGCTGTTACAAATGTTCTTCAGCGTCTTTTTCGAACATAAACTCCCCTATCTCGCCAATTTAATTACGATTTTTCTGGTTGCTGCCTGGAACTTCTGGCTCAACTTTAAACTGAGCTGGCGGGTAACAGCGCTTCAATAG
- a CDS encoding DUF6713 family protein: protein MRSLLFHLGFSTLLAHELDAMTQAEWRLLFILRQFPDLLARNLFVTLHVPVVAILLWLIQHPSTVVRRWARTSLALFMVIHAGLHWNLRNHPLSTFTSTLSLSLIYGAGLLGFIYVVSAKRPKGLWQAV from the coding sequence ATGAGAAGCTTGTTGTTTCATCTGGGTTTCTCTACATTGCTAGCTCATGAGCTAGACGCAATGACGCAAGCGGAGTGGAGACTCTTGTTTATTCTACGCCAATTTCCCGACCTACTAGCTCGTAACCTGTTTGTCACGCTTCATGTCCCTGTTGTAGCTATCTTGCTATGGCTTATTCAGCATCCGTCGACAGTTGTGCGCAGATGGGCGAGAACAAGTTTAGCTTTGTTTATGGTTATCCATGCAGGACTGCACTGGAATCTAAGAAACCACCCACTTAGTACATTCACGTCGACGCTTTCTCTAAGTCTTATCTATGGCGCGGGACTGCTAGGGTTCATCTATGTGGTCTCTGCTAAGCGGCCTAAAGGTTTATGGCAAGCAGTGTAG
- a CDS encoding caspase family protein, with the protein MPNYWAIIIGINHYQYSRPLMHAGDDALSVYRFFTRLADVASSRCVLLSDLVTGDLATSASDQAVYPDKSSITERMQTVLQQVGTDDVLWIFFSGYGVQVGCTDYLLPIDGDHDNIEETGVAIADLIDSLAQIPTKKVLLILDMSRSQGATADQTIGAESIALAQKYQISLLLSCQPGQFSHETIDLRHGLFTAALLEALEQKCNTAAALSAFVEKRLPELCEHYWRPVQNPASLISDTQRKAVVVPAFQKPFTDLNALSVDRLSLNRSSPGSLAFEPIAASGAGPSVQADEPRASKIATKSIAAEIALEHSHFGSKGHDCDESSEIMSVSPSDLARDFEEKIHSREIEKGAKGTVDSDGGTTATVHDSRSRSFAKTLNGTKLRNWGLLALVILLIGGTLFGQRAAQRAVQALVNGTIALVGREPDSGLNQDSNQIDGSEATENLSTATPLEETGANESASAELEPSSTQASEPVPTSPVAISSDTVPPSDSEDSDGNNTESATAAALIAQANASLQQAQYTEALSTLQQVPKAQRDSAFADALAKARVGAAAVQQIEASMLTDAKTSIQPIQASKFAEAINKAKLIQPGDPFYEEAQQDIRSWSQVILDIADGRATSGNLEGAIAAASVMPDDNAESYQNSKDRIAFWRQRQNSRTIIAAAQAIPRSGQASSYQKGIVKLREVSIEHPEYESAQQLADEWSQRIFSIAQARAAQGRFREAVQAAVLVPAGTVAYEPAQQTIKRWQAQ; encoded by the coding sequence ATGCCTAACTACTGGGCCATCATAATTGGAATCAACCACTATCAATATTCGCGGCCGCTGATGCACGCTGGGGACGATGCTCTCTCTGTGTATCGGTTCTTCACACGTTTAGCAGACGTTGCGTCTAGTCGCTGTGTCCTGCTCAGCGATCTAGTAACAGGTGATCTAGCAACATCTGCCAGTGACCAAGCAGTCTATCCAGACAAGTCCTCGATCACTGAACGAATGCAGACCGTCTTGCAGCAAGTGGGTACCGATGACGTTCTTTGGATTTTCTTCAGCGGTTATGGCGTTCAAGTAGGCTGTACTGATTATCTATTGCCTATCGATGGCGATCACGACAATATTGAGGAGACTGGAGTGGCGATCGCCGATTTGATTGATTCGCTTGCTCAGATTCCTACCAAGAAGGTCCTTCTAATTCTAGACATGAGTCGGTCGCAAGGGGCCACAGCCGATCAGACCATTGGCGCCGAGTCTATAGCACTTGCTCAAAAGTACCAGATTTCACTACTGCTCTCTTGCCAGCCTGGGCAGTTCTCTCACGAAACAATAGATTTGCGCCATGGCTTATTCACAGCAGCGCTTTTAGAAGCCCTAGAGCAAAAATGCAATACCGCAGCAGCACTTAGCGCTTTTGTTGAAAAGCGCTTGCCTGAGCTATGTGAACATTACTGGCGACCTGTTCAAAACCCTGCGAGCTTGATATCTGACACTCAGCGAAAGGCTGTCGTCGTTCCCGCTTTTCAAAAACCGTTTACTGATCTCAACGCTTTGTCGGTTGATCGATTGTCACTCAATCGTTCGTCTCCAGGCAGCCTAGCTTTTGAACCAATTGCTGCCTCAGGTGCTGGCCCGTCTGTCCAGGCCGATGAACCTAGAGCTTCAAAGATAGCAACAAAGTCGATAGCTGCTGAGATTGCACTAGAGCATAGCCACTTCGGATCTAAAGGTCATGACTGCGACGAAAGCAGCGAGATCATGTCAGTCAGTCCAAGCGATCTCGCAAGGGACTTCGAGGAGAAGATTCATAGCAGAGAGATTGAGAAGGGTGCTAAAGGGACTGTAGATTCAGACGGCGGCACTACTGCCACTGTGCATGACAGCCGGAGTCGGAGTTTTGCTAAAACTCTTAACGGCACTAAGCTACGCAACTGGGGCTTGCTAGCGCTAGTGATTTTACTGATAGGCGGCACTCTCTTTGGACAACGGGCTGCTCAAAGAGCAGTGCAAGCGCTGGTTAATGGGACGATAGCTCTAGTCGGAAGAGAGCCAGATAGCGGCTTGAATCAAGACTCGAATCAAATAGACGGATCAGAGGCTACAGAGAACCTGAGTACAGCTACCCCCTTAGAAGAAACTGGCGCCAATGAATCGGCTAGCGCAGAGCTAGAGCCATCTAGCACGCAAGCGTCAGAGCCGGTGCCTACTAGCCCCGTAGCAATATCTTCAGATACCGTACCCCCATCTGATAGCGAAGATTCCGATGGTAACAACACGGAGTCGGCCACCGCTGCGGCACTAATTGCCCAAGCGAATGCTTCTCTTCAGCAGGCACAATATACTGAAGCCCTAAGCACTTTGCAGCAGGTACCCAAGGCACAGCGAGATAGCGCTTTCGCTGATGCATTAGCAAAAGCTAGAGTAGGCGCAGCAGCAGTACAGCAGATAGAGGCTTCGATGCTGACCGATGCGAAAACTTCTATTCAGCCTATCCAAGCTTCTAAGTTTGCAGAGGCAATCAATAAAGCGAAGCTGATTCAGCCAGGTGACCCTTTCTATGAAGAGGCCCAGCAAGACATTCGTAGCTGGAGCCAGGTAATTTTGGATATTGCAGATGGTCGCGCTACGAGTGGAAATTTGGAAGGTGCGATCGCAGCAGCTAGCGTTATGCCCGATGACAACGCTGAGTCCTACCAAAACTCTAAAGACCGCATTGCTTTTTGGCGACAGCGTCAGAATAGCCGTACTATCATTGCTGCTGCCCAAGCAATCCCCCGCTCTGGGCAAGCTAGCTCTTATCAAAAGGGTATTGTCAAGCTGCGCGAAGTATCTATCGAACACCCGGAATACGAGAGCGCCCAGCAGTTGGCAGACGAATGGAGTCAACGGATTTTCAGTATTGCTCAAGCCCGAGCTGCCCAAGGAAGATTTCGCGAAGCCGTACAGGCAGCCGTGCTAGTACCGGCTGGAACAGTAGCTTATGAGCCGGCTCAACAGACCATTAAACGGTGGCAAGCCCAATAG
- a CDS encoding response regulator transcription factor: MQKILIVDDDRTLRAAITRYLEDRGFVVNSAASGLAGFNSFSQEVPDLIVSDIVMPDMDGFELCTKIRNTDAGQLLPFIFLSARSELEDRIQGHTLGADDYLVKPFHPRELIAKIEAQLARADRIRFQIELALQNAHPRLGREKSPLPLTPAEEKVFWEVIQGYTNKKIGTHLFISPRTVQTHLSSILSKLELENRSQLIRYAFENGYTPLQNT, encoded by the coding sequence ATGCAAAAAATACTGATCGTTGATGATGATCGCACTCTACGAGCTGCCATCACTCGCTATCTAGAAGATAGAGGGTTTGTTGTGAATAGCGCAGCATCTGGACTAGCTGGGTTCAACAGCTTCAGTCAAGAGGTGCCAGATTTAATCGTCTCTGATATAGTCATGCCTGATATGGATGGCTTTGAACTTTGTACAAAGATTAGAAATACTGACGCTGGCCAGCTCTTGCCTTTCATTTTCTTATCCGCACGTAGTGAGCTAGAAGATCGAATCCAAGGTCATACGCTCGGGGCCGACGACTATCTAGTTAAGCCTTTCCATCCCAGAGAACTTATTGCCAAGATCGAAGCTCAGCTAGCAAGAGCCGATCGTATTCGCTTTCAAATTGAACTTGCCTTGCAAAACGCTCATCCCCGACTGGGGCGTGAAAAGTCACCGCTGCCGCTGACACCTGCTGAAGAAAAAGTATTTTGGGAAGTTATTCAAGGCTATACCAATAAGAAGATAGGCACGCACTTGTTCATTAGTCCTCGAACCGTCCAAACCCATCTCAGCAGCATTCTTAGCAAGCTTGAGTTGGAAAATCGCTCTCAGCTAATTCGCTACGCCTTCGAAAATGGCTATACGCCGCTACAAAACACCTAG
- a CDS encoding phage holin family protein → MPAVITAFSLLILDWLLPGITIDTVTASVLAAISIGIVNGVVKPIIQLLSLPLTFVTFGLFSLIVNGFCLWLSSTFVPGFAVHGLIGFLFGPIALSFLSTTFGHYLLEGRTASLPEA, encoded by the coding sequence TTGCCTGCAGTTATTACCGCATTTAGTCTATTAATTCTCGACTGGCTACTGCCTGGAATCACAATTGATACTGTAACTGCATCTGTTCTAGCTGCCATTTCTATCGGCATAGTCAATGGCGTAGTTAAACCGATTATCCAACTGCTATCACTGCCCTTGACTTTTGTTACCTTTGGTCTATTTTCTTTGATAGTCAATGGTTTTTGTCTGTGGCTGTCCTCTACCTTCGTACCAGGGTTTGCAGTTCACGGCCTCATAGGCTTCCTTTTTGGTCCAATTGCATTGTCTTTCTTAAGCACGACTTTCGGACACTACCTGCTTGAAGGCCGAACTGCTAGCCTACCTGAAGCTTGA